The window GATTCCGGTCGAGTGTGTGGTGCGCAACTACGCTGCGGGCTCTTTGGTTAAACGTTTAGGCGTTAAAGAGGGAATGGAGTTGAACCCGCCAACCTTCGAGTTTTTCCTGAAAAATGATGCATTGCACGATCCAATGATAAACGAGTACCACATTCAGGCATTCGGTTGGGCTAAGGCTGAGCAAATTGAAAAAATGAAAGAACTGACGTTTAAAGTCAACGATGTTCTGAAAAAGCTATTTGCTGATGCCGGTCTGTTACTGGTCGACTACAAGCTGGAATTCGGTGTGTTCAACGGTGAAATCATGTTAGGCGACGAATTCAGTCCGGATGGCTGCCGTTTATGGGACGCCGAAACCCGCGAAAAGCTCGATAAGGATCGTTTCCGCCAGGGTCTTGGTGGTGTTGTTGAAGCGTATCGTGAAGTGGCTAAGCGCTTAGGCGCAGATATTTAATCCGGCTTATCGTTATGGTCCGCTTCAGAGTCGTCTTTTTTCTCTGACGACTTTGTACCGGGCCATTTAAATTTAGCGCTGTATTTTAAGACCATCAGGTTACTGACAATGACGCCTATGACTAGGGCGATTAGTAACCACACCAGATGTTCGTCCATCCTTCATCCTCTGTTATTGTATCGATATGCTGTTTTTTTATCGTTGGCAGGTTATCCAGAATACAGGGTTTGCCTTCAATATCGAGCGCACTAATCGTGGCTTCCAGAACGTCTAGTGACAGCAGCTTGTGACACTGACTAGACACCGGCCGGTAACTTAAGTGCCAGGGCTCTTGCGCAACACCGCCCTGGTAACGGGCATAAGGAAAGAAGAAGCCGTATTCATGAGCATGTTGTGTTAGCCATTGCCACAAAGTATAGCAAGGTCCGGATTCATTGACGTATTCGCCAGGCACTAATTCCAGTTTAAGGCTTTTGTCTGTGTCAAAAGGGTATGGGTCGTATACGTCGAGGTCGCTTCCCCAGTGATGACGACTACCACCGGGCAGCGCTGACCAATGCAGTATTGCCCACAGCTTTTCAATGTCGTTCAAGGCATTAACGTCAATAATCTCGCCATTTTTATCGCGTAAGCTCAACTCGCCTCGCCATTTTCGGTTCCATATCGACAGCTGGCGTTCCAGTGAACGAAAGCCTGACGCAATACGGATATCAACCCCGTTATCTAAGGCCGCCTGCTTAAGCTTCATGTAGGCTCGGGCTGTCTGCTCTTCCAAACGTTGGTTTTCTATGTCAATTAAATGCGATTCGGTGGCTCCGGTAATGTGCCTGAGACTTAACACAGTAAATTCTCCATGCAACGCAGATAAACAGTACTGAGTTTGTCTAAGTCCTCTGCTTTTACCCGTTCATTGATTTTGTGAATGGTGGCGTTAACTGGTCCCAGCTCGACAAGCTGTGCTCCGGTTGGTGCAATAAAACGGCCGTCGGAGGTGCCTCCGCCAGTGGATAACTCTGTCTCAAAACCGCATTCAGCCTTTATCGCTTGGGTGACCGCTTCGATTAAGCTGCCCGACTCGGTTAAAAAAGGTGGACCGTTAAGCTTCCATTTTAGTGAGTACTTTAACTGATGCTTATCCAGAATTGCTTCAGTGCGCTGCTTCAGCTCTTCAGCAGTGACCTCAGTGGAAAAGCGAAAGTTAAACTGAGTGTCAATGCGACCTGGTATGACGTTACCCGCTCCGGTTCCGGCGTTGATGTTAGATACCTGAAAGGTTGTGGGGGGGAAACTGGCGTTGCCTTTGTCCCATTGCTCGTTGACTAAGTCAGTTAATGCAGGAGCAACGTTATGCACCGGATTCTCAGCCAGGTGTGGATAAGCAACATGCCCCTGAATACCAAACACCGTTAAGTCACCGGTTAAGCTGCCACGGCGCCCGTTTTTGACCACATCACCGAGCCTTTCGGTACTCGACGGCTCACCGACAATACACCACTCAATGGGTTCGTCACGCGCTTGCAAAGTTTCAATGACGCGTTTGGTGCCGTTAATAAAAGGACCTTCCTCGTCACTGGTAATAAGAAAAGCGATGTCGGTATCAACATCCGGATATTTGGCGATAAACGCTTCAGTGGCCGTAATCATGGCGGCTAAACTGCCTTTCATATCAGCAGCGCCACGGCCATATAAATAACCATCATGAATCGTGGGTTCGAACGGCGGAAATTGCCAGTCATTAACATCACCCGGTGGCACTACGTCAGTGTGTCCGGCAAAGCAAAACACCTTACGACCATGACCCCGGCGGGCCCACAAATTCGTAGTGTCTTCAAACACCATGGTTTCCAATTCAAAACCCAGTGCCGCCAGGCGTTCGCCTATGACTTGCTGGCAACCTTCGTCTTCTGGTGTGACAGACGGGCGCGCAATGAGCTCTTTGGCTAACGAGAGTGTTTCTGAGCTCATAAGTAGCGGTCACTCCACTCGGCTTCTTTAAACCCGCAGTGATAGCCCTCGTTGTCTTTTACTAGCGGGCGCTTGAATAACGTCGGTTGTTCAGCGACTAATTCAGCTAACGCATCATTATCCTTTAGCGTTTTCTGGTTATCTGACAAATTGCGCCAACTGGTGCTGCGTTTATTAATCAGCTGGTCGGCGGGTAATTCATTCAGCCAGTCCAGAACCGTTTCTTTTTCCAGAGGTTGCTCACGAACATCAATAAACTGATAGTCAACGCTGTGTTTATCTAACCACTTCAGCGACTTCTTAACAGTGTCACAGTTTTTAATTCCGTAAATGGTCAACATACTTCTATTACTCCGGTTCTTCATTAAGACAGGTTTCATTGGCTACAACACGTCCCGTTTGTTGCCAGTGTATCGGTAATTCACAAGCTTGTTCAGTTAATGCCGATAATAACACGCTTAGCCCTTGCTGTGAGTGGGGTAAACTGCGTAGTCGGGGTAAATTTACAGACATTAACGGTGTGCCTTGCTCCACTTGTTCTGCGTGTCGACAGAGCACTTTTAGCGCATCATGTGTTAAGTACTGTTCGCCAGAGCCCCAAATGAGTTGCACAGAAAAGTGCTCGTTAATTTTAATAGCAATGTAATCGCCGCTCTGGCTTAAGTGCAGTAATTCACCGGATACTGGCGCATACAAGGTACTGCCTGTTATGCTGAGTTGCAGACCACTGCCAAGCAGTTCGCTTCCGGCAATAGCGGAGGTTGAATGAGCCGACTGAACCCGCCCGGTTATTGGTGCGTATATCAATGGAAGCTTAGGTTGGGGCACTGGGTTTGAGCCTCTTATGGTGTTAATTTTAAGAGTATAGTGACAAAGCGCGGGTAGCTTATCAACTGTATCCACATTATCTGTGGATATCTTTGTGCACTACACGGTTGTAACAGCGCAAAGTAATGAAAAATAAGGATTATTTTTAAAGGTCGAATATCGTACAGTAGTCAGTAAATTGATCATTTATGCAGCGTTTTCAGGAGTTATCCAGTTGAGTCAATCGTTTTTTCAAACACTTCGTGACGGAAAAGCTTATTCCGAAAAGTGGCCTCACCACTCGGTGGTGGCGGCAATGACGGAATCCAGAGTAATTCCTATGACCCGCAAAGGGGTAAAGTGGGTACCCGGCATAGCAGTAATTAATGCGGTGTTAACCTGGCAGTTTTTGCCACAGGAACAGCTGGCAACGGGCATTATGCTGTCACTGATCATGCTGAGTTTACCCTTGCAGGGAATCTATTGGTTAGGTTGGCGTTCGCAACAACAGCTGAAGCCACAGCTGAAGCGTTGGTATTTTGAACTTAGGAAAAAGCTTGAGGCGCAAGGCATTGTGGTTAAAATAACCAATAATAAAGCGCCTCGATATATGGACTTAGCGATTGTGTTGCGACAGGCGCTTGATCAGCTCCCGCCGCATGAGCATTAACGTTAAACGTTGAAAGTCGACCAAACCGGTGCGTGATCTGACGGTTTTTCAATACCTCTTAACTCGTAGTCAATACCGGTATCTTCGCATTTCTCTGCCAGGCACTCGGTGGCTAAGATTAAGTCAATGCGCAGACCACGATTGTCGTCAAAACCACGAGAACGGTAGTCAAACCAGCTAAATTCGTTGTCCGTGTCCGGGTTCAGCAGGCGGTAAGTGTCCTGGAAACCCCAGTTCATGAGTGTTTGAATCCACTCGCGCTCTTCTGGTAAGAAACTGCATTTACCGGTGCGAAGCCAGCGCTTGGCATTGTTTTCGCCAATACCAATGTCATGATCAATGCGCGAAATGTTCATATCGCCCATCACAATCACCGGGTCGTCGGCAGAAAGCTCGGTATTTAGGTAATTCATTAAGTCCTGATAAAACTTTTCTTTTGCCGGGAACTTGGTGGGGTGGTCACGACTTTCACCCTGTGGGAAGTAGCCATTCAATACACGTACACGCTTACCGTTCTCAAGTGGGTAGTCGCCCATGATCATTCGGCGCTGTGCATCTTCGTCGTCAGTCGGGTAGCCGAACTGTGGATTTTCCAGCGGTTTTTTACTGAGCATAGCCACGCCATAGTGACCTTTTTGGCCGTGATAAATGACGTGGTAACCCATCGCCTCGACGTCAGCCAGAGGAAATTGGTCGTCATGGACTTTGGTTTCCTGCAGGCCGATGATATCAGGCTGGTGTTTATCGATAACGGCCTGAAGTTGGTGCAAACGTGCGCGAATACCGTTGATATTGAATGATATTACTTTCATTGAGTGTCCTGTCGTCATGCAATTTTGCCAAAAGCATAACATAAGCAGAGAAAAACTTGGGATGCGAAAATATAAGAAAGTTCGTATACTCGGGCGGGCGTTAGGTAGGGAGAATAAGACGTGCAGCAGCTACTTAATAATTTAGGAATGATGATTCGTCCGCATTTTTATGAAATTGCGATGATGATTGTGGCCACTTTACTGGTCATTTACGGTAATGAAATTAATAAACTGGTAAAGCGCCAGGTTGCGCATTGGCACTTCATTTTCAGAACGTTAGTGTTTGTAGTGGTGTGCGCCTTCGGCTATGGTTGGCTGCTGGTTTGGTTTACACCGGTTTTAGCCGGCTGGCTGCATCAAATACCGCTTCAATTTGTCGCCGTCAGTGCTATAGGCATTGTCTTTTTGCTGGGTATTCTCGCCGAACGAAAGAAACAATTATAAATCAGGAACAGTAGTATGAGCGACTGGATTGATATAAAAGCCGGTGCGCAAGCGTATCAGCACATTCAGGAAAAACAACTTACCGCTGACGACGTAGGCTTGTTGTTGGGGGCCTCTGGTGGGCCTAAGTGGTTTGTGCTGCAGGGCATTGACCGTTGGATGTTCGGCGACTTTTTTAAAAACAATGAAAAACCTTTGAATACGCTTGGAACCTCGGCAGGTGCATGGCGTTTTGCGGCGCTTGGTCAGCAGGACCCAGTCGCTGCCAGTGACTTGTTTTGTCAGCTGTACAGCACACAGACCTACAGCGAAAAGCCTGATCGGGCGGAAATTACCAGCGAAGCCAAAATACTGCTCGATAAGTACATTTCTGACAAAGCCGTTGAAGAAATATTGGGGCAGTCAGCGTTCCGTCACCACTTTATTGTTGCCAGGTGTCGTGGCTGGACAGCCTCGGAGTCACGCCGACAACTGGTTGGGTTGTTAAACTCAGCGATAGCTAATGGCATTAGTCGACGTTGGTTAGGCCGCTTTTACGAGCGTGTTATTTTCCACCATCCGGACTCTGATGCCGCGTTTACAAAAGACTGGAATGATTTACCCACTACCCGAGTCGCGCTGAGCCAGGAGAACTTCCAGCCCGCTATTTTAGCAACAGGCTCAATTCCTCTGGTATTGGACGGCGTTAAAGACATTCCTGGAGCACCCAAGGGCATTTATCGTGACGGCGGCGTGACTGACTATCACTTTGACCTCGACTTCAGCAATGTTGATGGCTTGGTACTGTACCCGCATTTTAACCGTGACGTTATTCCCGGGTGGTTCGACAAGCGATTGACCTGGCGTCGAACCACGGGTAAGAAGTGGCCAAACGTTATCTTCATTAGTCCGTCTGAAGCGTTTATTAAGTCATTACCTTACGGAAAAATTCCGGACCGAACCGACTTTGCTAATTTAGATGCAGAAACCCGCATGAATTACTGGCGCAAAGCCATTGACGCGGGACGTCGAATGGGCGACCAATTACAAGACTGGGTAGAAAACGGCAAGTTAAGAGAAAAAGTAAAGCTGTGGACGCCCTAGTACTTTGCTAACTTAGAGCCCGTGAGTGTCAAAACTGGCATCGCATAACTGCTCGAAGCGTTCGGCCGCTAGGCGTCGGGCGCTGTTCAGTTGTTTTGCGGTTAATTGATGAACCAGTGACTGCAGCAGTTCGCTTGCTCCCTCTTCACCGGCATTTTCTGCCAATGTTAACCAACAACAGGCATGAAAAATACTGTGGGGTAAGTCGCGGCCTTGCATAAACATTTGGCCTAAATACAGCATGGCTTTACTGTGTCCGAACAGTGCGGCGCGGCGAAAATGCTTAGCGGCTTCAAACCCCTGACCCTCTTTCATTAAATCGGCTGCTCGTACGTAGTGGTGTTTAGCAAAGCGTTGCCAGTACTCAGGACCGCGAACTGTGGGTCTATTTTTAGCGGGCAGGCGAGTTTTGGCCAGCTCAATGAGCTGATCAACCTGTTGTAATAATGCATTTTGCCACTCGTTGACGTTCGCCTGACTCATCCGGAATTGGTTATTTTTATGTTATTGTTGGCGTCAGTGTACACTATGTTTTTCAGTGGGCAAACTGCCTGACTCATAAGGACTATTCTCGCTTTCATGAAAACGCCAATTTCAAACGACAACCTTGCTGCATTGTTGAATGCGGGGACGCGGCTGAGTCTTTTTATCTGGGAAGACGTGCCCGGCTGGCCCGTGTTATTTGTTTCTGACAACGTTGAATCTTTATTAGGCTACTCTAAAAGCCGGCTGGTAA is drawn from Idiomarina piscisalsi and contains these coding sequences:
- the purC gene encoding phosphoribosylaminoimidazolesuccinocarboxamide synthase, whose amino-acid sequence is MEKRSELYRGKAKTVYHTDDPDRLILEFRNDTSAFDGEKVEQLADKGKVNNKFNHFIMSKLEEAGIPTQLDECISDTESVVKKLDMIPVECVVRNYAAGSLVKRLGVKEGMELNPPTFEFFLKNDALHDPMINEYHIQAFGWAKAEQIEKMKELTFKVNDVLKKLFADAGLLLVDYKLEFGVFNGEIMLGDEFSPDGCRLWDAETREKLDKDRFRQGLGGVVEAYREVAKRLGADI
- a CDS encoding DUF2897 family protein, encoding MDEHLVWLLIALVIGVIVSNLMVLKYSAKFKWPGTKSSEKKDDSEADHNDKPD
- a CDS encoding M15 family metallopeptidase gives rise to the protein MLSLRHITGATESHLIDIENQRLEEQTARAYMKLKQAALDNGVDIRIASGFRSLERQLSIWNRKWRGELSLRDKNGEIIDVNALNDIEKLWAILHWSALPGGSRHHWGSDLDVYDPYPFDTDKSLKLELVPGEYVNESGPCYTLWQWLTQHAHEYGFFFPYARYQGGVAQEPWHLSYRPVSSQCHKLLSLDVLEATISALDIEGKPCILDNLPTIKKQHIDTITEDEGWTNIWCGY
- the dapE gene encoding succinyl-diaminopimelate desuccinylase — protein: MSSETLSLAKELIARPSVTPEDEGCQQVIGERLAALGFELETMVFEDTTNLWARRGHGRKVFCFAGHTDVVPPGDVNDWQFPPFEPTIHDGYLYGRGAADMKGSLAAMITATEAFIAKYPDVDTDIAFLITSDEEGPFINGTKRVIETLQARDEPIEWCIVGEPSSTERLGDVVKNGRRGSLTGDLTVFGIQGHVAYPHLAENPVHNVAPALTDLVNEQWDKGNASFPPTTFQVSNINAGTGAGNVIPGRIDTQFNFRFSTEVTAEELKQRTEAILDKHQLKYSLKWKLNGPPFLTESGSLIEAVTQAIKAECGFETELSTGGGTSDGRFIAPTGAQLVELGPVNATIHKINERVKAEDLDKLSTVYLRCMENLLC
- a CDS encoding arsenate reductase, encoding MLTIYGIKNCDTVKKSLKWLDKHSVDYQFIDVREQPLEKETVLDWLNELPADQLINKRSTSWRNLSDNQKTLKDNDALAELVAEQPTLFKRPLVKDNEGYHCGFKEAEWSDRYL
- a CDS encoding PTS glucose transporter subunit IIA, which encodes MPQPKLPLIYAPITGRVQSAHSTSAIAGSELLGSGLQLSITGSTLYAPVSGELLHLSQSGDYIAIKINEHFSVQLIWGSGEQYLTHDALKVLCRHAEQVEQGTPLMSVNLPRLRSLPHSQQGLSVLLSALTEQACELPIHWQQTGRVVANETCLNEEPE
- the yfbV gene encoding terminus macrodomain insulation protein YfbV, with protein sequence MSQSFFQTLRDGKAYSEKWPHHSVVAAMTESRVIPMTRKGVKWVPGIAVINAVLTWQFLPQEQLATGIMLSLIMLSLPLQGIYWLGWRSQQQLKPQLKRWYFELRKKLEAQGIVVKITNNKAPRYMDLAIVLRQALDQLPPHEH
- the xthA gene encoding exodeoxyribonuclease III; this encodes MKVISFNINGIRARLHQLQAVIDKHQPDIIGLQETKVHDDQFPLADVEAMGYHVIYHGQKGHYGVAMLSKKPLENPQFGYPTDDEDAQRRMIMGDYPLENGKRVRVLNGYFPQGESRDHPTKFPAKEKFYQDLMNYLNTELSADDPVIVMGDMNISRIDHDIGIGENNAKRWLRTGKCSFLPEEREWIQTLMNWGFQDTYRLLNPDTDNEFSWFDYRSRGFDDNRGLRIDLILATECLAEKCEDTGIDYELRGIEKPSDHAPVWSTFNV
- a CDS encoding DUF3392 domain-containing protein, with the translated sequence MQQLLNNLGMMIRPHFYEIAMMIVATLLVIYGNEINKLVKRQVAHWHFIFRTLVFVVVCAFGYGWLLVWFTPVLAGWLHQIPLQFVAVSAIGIVFLLGILAERKKQL
- a CDS encoding alpha/beta hydrolase, which produces MSDWIDIKAGAQAYQHIQEKQLTADDVGLLLGASGGPKWFVLQGIDRWMFGDFFKNNEKPLNTLGTSAGAWRFAALGQQDPVAASDLFCQLYSTQTYSEKPDRAEITSEAKILLDKYISDKAVEEILGQSAFRHHFIVARCRGWTASESRRQLVGLLNSAIANGISRRWLGRFYERVIFHHPDSDAAFTKDWNDLPTTRVALSQENFQPAILATGSIPLVLDGVKDIPGAPKGIYRDGGVTDYHFDLDFSNVDGLVLYPHFNRDVIPGWFDKRLTWRRTTGKKWPNVIFISPSEAFIKSLPYGKIPDRTDFANLDAETRMNYWRKAIDAGRRMGDQLQDWVENGKLREKVKLWTP